In Streptococcus respiraculi, one DNA window encodes the following:
- the srlE gene encoding PTS glucitol/sorbitol transporter subunit IIB, which produces MTYKSIKVVKGSGGYGGPLVITPTEEKHKFIYITGGGEKPAIVDKIAELTGMEPVNGFKTSIPDEEIALAIVDCGGTLRCGIYPKKGIPTINVVPTGKSGPLAQYITEDIYVSNVGVDQISLADGSEVAAAPVQAAEVKKTSYDTSKKITEQRAESSFIARIGMGAGKVVATFNQAAREAIQTMLNTILPFMAFVSLLIGIIQGSGVGNWLAKLMVPLAGNVWGLVIIGFICSLPFLSPLLGPGAVISQIIGTLIGVEIGKGNIPPQMALPALFAINTQNGCDFIPVALGLSEAEAETVEVGVPAVLYSRFLNGVPRVIVAWLASFGLYS; this is translated from the coding sequence ATGACATACAAGAGCATTAAAGTTGTAAAAGGTAGTGGCGGTTATGGTGGTCCGCTTGTGATTACTCCAACAGAAGAAAAGCATAAATTCATCTACATCACTGGTGGTGGAGAAAAGCCAGCCATTGTGGACAAAATCGCAGAATTGACAGGTATGGAGCCAGTCAATGGTTTTAAAACATCCATTCCGGATGAGGAAATTGCCCTTGCGATTGTTGACTGTGGTGGAACGCTTCGTTGCGGTATTTATCCAAAGAAAGGTATTCCAACGATTAACGTAGTGCCGACAGGAAAAAGTGGTCCGCTAGCCCAATACATTACAGAAGACATCTACGTATCAAATGTTGGTGTCGATCAAATTAGCCTAGCAGACGGCTCAGAAGTTGCTGCAGCACCTGTACAGGCTGCTGAAGTGAAAAAAACAAGCTACGACACCTCTAAAAAGATTACAGAACAGCGCGCTGAATCTAGCTTTATCGCTCGTATCGGTATGGGAGCTGGTAAGGTTGTTGCGACCTTTAACCAAGCGGCGCGTGAAGCCATTCAAACCATGCTCAACACCATTTTGCCATTCATGGCCTTTGTATCTCTCCTAATCGGGATTATCCAAGGTTCTGGTGTCGGAAACTGGCTCGCAAAACTCATGGTGCCACTTGCAGGCAATGTGTGGGGCTTGGTCATCATCGGATTTATCTGTTCACTTCCATTCCTATCTCCACTCTTAGGCCCTGGTGCGGTTATCAGCCAAATCATCGGTACCTTGATTGGTGTGGAAATCGGAAAAGGAAATATTCCTCCACAAATGGCCTTACCAGCGCTCTTTGCCATCAATACACAAAATGGTTGTGACTTTATTCCAGTTGCGCTTGGATTATCAGAAGCAGAAGCTGAAACCGTTGAGGTAGGTGTGCCAGCGGTTCTCTACTCTCGTTTCTTAA